The genomic interval TAAGGAAATTTGACATCTCCTGAGTTATAAGCATGTAACTATGATGTACAACGTCTAAGAACTAGGTTcatattttgaataatataATTTGTGATTTCCAATTGGATTTTGATAAAATTCTCTGAAATTCTCTGAAATTCTCTGACTGAAACAGATTCAAGATATTCACTGAGTTGTGTCTGGTACAAATCCCAAAATGCTGTGTAATTACTTTTtggtaaaatgacagaaaatcaatcaaaatcAATGACAGACTTTGGCTATTAGACTGataaaacatataataacatataattATTTATAGTCACAAGGTTGCAAATACAAATATGCTCACTACGTTTTAATATAATGTCAAACATTAAGTTGGAACATACAGTGGAAACACCACTAAATATCTCTGCTCCTCAGAAGAGCCAGAGTGGGAATCCTGGTGATAAAACAGCCCTCCATGCTCAGGAGTCTGAGAGTAAATAGAACTCACCCCACCAGCTTAGAGACTGAGAGCGGAGACCTAATCAGCTGGAAATTAGCAAGTGAATCGAAATAAATGACAGATTCTGGCTAATAGActgataaaacaaataataaaatataattatttataatcacaagacaaatacaaatatactcactaatttttaatataatgtcaaACATTTAAGTTGGAACATACATGAAAAACATCACTAAATACCAGGTAAGATATAAGGCATACAATGACCGTGCAAAGTACAATTGGTGCTCTGAAGAAAAtggtaaagaaccattttaattactttcttttaaAGCCCATATTCAGTGGAGGTTATGGCTAATAAACAGGCACGTAGTATTTGAGACTGTTGGTACTTTGTTCTTGCACAttggacattttttttcttgcaaaaCTCTTGAGTTAGAAACATTTGAATTGGTTATATTGGCTTCGGTTTACCTGGTGGACTATAACTACAATAAGCTGTTTTATAACTTTTGTCCACTATGCATGATGAGAgaaaaatagtggtaaattgTTTGAAGCTTCCATTTTTTCACAGTTATGTTTGCTTTTTTCCAGAAACGATGACGTTTATTTCAGCTAAATCAAATCAGGGGTTTCTAATAGTCATGGGCTGGCTTGGTGGATTTGGcacatgtttgatgtttttgcaGTACATGTCACGGAACTGCTCATCCCACCCTTTTATTCCCTATGTTGCACAAGACATTAACCCATCTGACAAAATCTCAAGCAACAGTGATGCCGCTCCCACCACCCCTCCAGCTGCTCAACCAGAAAAACCCATCTTATTGCTGTGGTTCTTGCCTGAGAACTACAAGTGGGACTTCAGTGACTGCAAAACCATCTATAACATTGATGGATGTCACCTGACACAAGACAGAAGCCTGTATAATCAGGCAGATGCGGTTCTCATCTTCCACAAAGCTATTAGTTGGGATCTGAGCAACCTTCCTCCATCCCCTCGTCCTCCTTTTCAAAAGTGGATCTGGTTCCACGTCGAATCGCCAACTAATACTAAGAGAATTCCAGGTCTGGAAAACCTCTTCAACCTGACACTTAGTTACAGACGCAATGCCGACATCTCTGTGCGAAATCTACTGACCGTCAGCAAAACCCCAAACAAGTTTGAGCTTCCAAAGAAAGACAAGCTCGTCTGCTGGTTTGTGTCCAACACCAACCCCAGTACTGGAACAGGAACCAGGATGAAGTACTATGAAGAGTTAAGCAAACATATAAAAGTGAATATTTATGGAAATATGGCTGGATCGCGCTTGAAGGATGAAGAGTACTACCCTACCATGGCCAGCTGTAAGTTCTACCTGTCGTTTGAGAATTCCATCCATAAGGACTACATCACTGAGAAGTTCAATGGCCCACTTTCAGTAGGGACTGTGCCTGTTGTTTTGGGAGCCTCAAGAGAAAACTATGAACAGTTCGCTCCAGGTGATTCGTTCATTCATGTGAACGACTTCCCTGATGCATCAGCCTTGGCCCAGCATCTACTTCAACTGGAC from Pygocentrus nattereri isolate fPygNat1 chromosome 5, fPygNat1.pri, whole genome shotgun sequence carries:
- the LOC108440706 gene encoding 4-galactosyl-N-acetylglucosaminide 3-alpha-L-fucosyltransferase 9-like, yielding MTFISAKSNQGFLIVMGWLGGFGTCLMFLQYMSRNCSSHPFIPYVAQDINPSDKISSNSDAAPTTPPAAQPEKPILLLWFLPENYKWDFSDCKTIYNIDGCHLTQDRSLYNQADAVLIFHKAISWDLSNLPPSPRPPFQKWIWFHVESPTNTKRIPGLENLFNLTLSYRRNADISVRNLLTVSKTPNKFELPKKDKLVCWFVSNTNPSTGTGTRMKYYEELSKHIKVNIYGNMAGSRLKDEEYYPTMASCKFYLSFENSIHKDYITEKFNGPLSVGTVPVVLGASRENYEQFAPGDSFIHVNDFPDASALAQHLLQLDKDDEAYRRYFDWRKHVSATPHLIMWNQEFITYICHACEYIGIHRAYKQAHNIYDWYFS